A window of Bacteroidia bacterium genomic DNA:
TCTCCGGTAACGGTAGAAAAACAAGTAGCGATTTTATTTTGCGGAACAAAAGGTTTATTGAGAGATGTGCCTGTAAATAAAGTGCGCGAATTTGAAGCAGAGTTTGTGAATTTCTTGGAAGTAAAACACAAAAATGTATTGAACGATTTAAAAGCTGGAAAATTAACAGACGAAGTAACAAAAACGCTTGAATCAGTTGCGAAAGATTTAACAGCGAAATATAAAAAATAAATTAAGAATTAAGAATGCAGTATTCAGAATTTAGGTAAAATGACTAAAACGAGCAATCCAATTGTAGATAAAACATTTGAATTTGCTGGAAACATTTTAGACTTAAATTCGAGATTAATGGAACAAAAACAGTATGTACTTGCGAAACAAGTTGCAAGAAGCGGAACATCAATTGGAGCTAATGTAAGAGAATCTCAACGAGCCGTAAGTAAGGCGGATTTTATAAATAAATTGGGTATTGCATTAAAAGAGGCGGACGAAACACAATATTGGTTGGAGTTAATTGAAAAAAAGATTTTTAAAATAGACAGTAAATTAAAAATAGAATTAAACGAAATTATAAGTCTTTTAGTGGCAATTATTAATAGTAGCAAAAAAAATTTAAAGCAGCCTTTTTGAATTCTGAATTCTTAACTCTGCATTCTTAATTAAATATAGAGATGGCAAATTTAAAAGAAGTACGTAACCGGATAACCTCGGTTTCATCTACGCAGCAAATTACCAGCGCCATGAAAATGGTGTCTGCCGCTAAGTTGAGAAGAGCACAAGATGCCATTGTGCAAATGCGTCCGTATGCAGATAAATTACGCGAAATTTTAGAAAATTTAAGTTCCAGTTTAGGAAGTTCTGATAGTTCTTTTTCTAAAAAAAGAGACGTAAAAAAAGTACTTTTAATCGTTGTTACATCCAATCGCGGATTGTGCGGAGCCTTTAATACTAACGTTAACAAGAGAGCACAACGTTTGGCGAACAACGAATATAAAAATCAAAAGGTAAGTGTATTGTGTGTTGGGAAAAAAGCGAATGACTTCTTCAAAAAAACAGACATTCCTATTTTCGATGGAGGATTGGCGAAAGAAATTGCTGCTATTTTTGATCACGTAAGTTTTGATCACATCGCGCCAATTGCGGAAAGTGTGATGAATGCTTTTCTATCTTCCGAATTTGACAAGGTAGAAGTGATTTACAATCAGTTTAAAAATGCGGCTGTGCAACAAACCGTTACCGAACAATTCTTGCCAGTAATTCCCACTGTGGCACATACTTCGGGCGGAAAAAAAGGACATACCATTGATTATATTTTTGAACCGGATAAAGAATTTATTGTGAAAGATTTAATTCCGCGCTCATTAAAAACTCAATTTTACAAAGCCATTTTAGATTCACATGCTTCGGAACACGGAGCGCGTATGACGGCGATGCACAAGGCAACCGACAATGCAAAAGATATTTTGCGTAACCTCAAATTGAGTTATAACAAAGCTCGTCAGGCTGCCATTACCAACGAAATCCTCGAAATTGTTGGCGGAGCAGAAGCACTAAAAGGTTAATCTCCAATTAAGAATTGAGAATGCAAAATTCAGAATTTATTATTCTGAGTGAAAAACACGTTTGAAAAATTATTTTTTCGAGCGCATAAAAAATCGCACCTTTGGTTTATAAAAAAATAAAATAATGAATATCCTCATAGGCACTAAGCTGTCGCG
This region includes:
- a CDS encoding four helix bundle protein; this encodes MTKTSNPIVDKTFEFAGNILDLNSRLMEQKQYVLAKQVARSGTSIGANVRESQRAVSKADFINKLGIALKEADETQYWLELIEKKIFKIDSKLKIELNEIISLLVAIINSSKKNLKQPF
- the atpG gene encoding ATP synthase F1 subunit gamma; this encodes MANLKEVRNRITSVSSTQQITSAMKMVSAAKLRRAQDAIVQMRPYADKLREILENLSSSLGSSDSSFSKKRDVKKVLLIVVTSNRGLCGAFNTNVNKRAQRLANNEYKNQKVSVLCVGKKANDFFKKTDIPIFDGGLAKEIAAIFDHVSFDHIAPIAESVMNAFLSSEFDKVEVIYNQFKNAAVQQTVTEQFLPVIPTVAHTSGGKKGHTIDYIFEPDKEFIVKDLIPRSLKTQFYKAILDSHASEHGARMTAMHKATDNAKDILRNLKLSYNKARQAAITNEILEIVGGAEALKG